DNA sequence from the Halioglobus japonicus genome:
GCCCCAATATTCCGGAACCCGCCTTTAACCGCGTTGATCGCCATGTGGGGACAGTGATTCACGAGCAGCTGGAATATCTCAGTGCCGCACAGGACCTGCCTGAACAGCTGGGATCAGAAAATATCGAGCGAATGGCCCTGCGCCTGCGTGAACTCGGGGTAGGCGGACAACTGCTGGAGGATGCGCTGCACAGAGCGACACAGGCCGTTAACACGACGCTTGCAGATAGTGATACTGGCCGATGGGTACTGAGCTCTGCCCACAATGACGCGGCCAGTGAATTGGAGGTGGTCGTTGTAGATGCTGAGGGTAGAACGGCAGAACTGGTGATCGACCGGACCTTTGTAGACAGCCGTAGCGGCGTACGCTGGATTATCGATTACAAAAGCAGTGTGCCGTCCGCCGAGGAAAGCCTCGATGACTTCCTCGAACACGAGGCAGTGCGCTACCGCCCACAGTTGTTGCGCTACCGCCAGTGTTTCAGTGAACTAGCTGCTGAACAGGTCAAATGTGCACTGTATTTCACTGGCCTCGGGCGGCTGCAATTGGTTGAGGTTGAAGCGGTTAGCTGAACTGGCTGATCACGTCGTCCGCGAAGCGCTTAATGCTGTCCACCTTGTGTTCCAGTGCTTCGCTGTTACCGTGATAAAACGGCCACGGCATAGTCATGATATGAGTGACGCCGGCATCTTCAAGGCGCCGGTAGCCATCGGCATCCCAGGCATCGTTAGGGGTCGCCATTACCTCGAAAGCTTCATTGCCGCGGCCGAACTCACTGCGCCATTGTTGAATTTTTGCAATCGACTCGATGATGTCTTCGCTGCTCTGTAAGTCGGTCACCCAGCCATCACCAAGACGGGCAGCACGCTTCATAGCGGGATTGGAGATGCCGCCTATCCACAGCGGAATGCGCTCAGTCGGCGCGGGGTTCATTTCCATCGGTGCAAACTGGTAGTGCTGACCTTCGTAGCTGACCATCTCGCCGCTCCAGAGTAAGCGCATAATCTCGATCATCTCATCAGCGCGCTTGCCGCGGGTGGTAAAATCCTGCCCCATTAACTCAAATTCATCCCGCGACCATCCGACGCCAAAGGCGGGTGTGATTCGATTATTGGAAATAATCGCCGCCGTGCTGATGGCCTTGGCCACCAGGTAGGGGTTGCGCATCGGTAGCACAAACACATTGTTGGTAAAGCGCAGGTTCTCGGTAATGGCAGCGAGAGCACCAATCATTACCCAGGGGTCAGGCCAGTCGGTAAAGGGTGCCCAGCGCCTGCTGCCGTCCTCGGTATAGGGGTAGGGAGTGTTTATCGTCTCCGGGTTCACCACGTGATCGGAGAATGACATGGCGTGCCAGCCATGGGTGTCTGCGACAGGCGCAAGAGAAGTGAGGTGGGAGACGGAACTAAATGAGGTCGAAAGTACAAACTTCACTGGAGGAATGCCCCTATCGCTAAGTTATTATCTTGCGCTCACTTTAGCCGCTGTGAAGGTTGCTGTCCCTTGAGTCATTCAACTTGTCGCCGATTCGACCACATTGTCATACTGAGCGGAGCGGGGCTGTCCGCCGAGTCCGGTGTGGCGACCTTTCGCGACCCCGAGGGCATCTGGCAGCAATACGACCCTATGGATTTGGCGACGCCCGAAGGCTTTGCCCGCAACCCGTCGCTGGTGTACGAGTTTTATAACGCGCGGCGCAAGCAACTCGACGATGTTGCCCCCAACGCTGCACATCGTGCCCTGGCGCGACTTTGCCGTGAATATCAGGGGCGGGTTTTTCTGGTGACCCAGAATGTCGATGATTTATTGGAGCAGGCCGGATGCTCTGAGGTTTGCCACATGCACGGCGAGCTGCGGGTTGCGCTGTGCACCCATTGCGGTGAGCGTTCAATTGCAGCCACGGCTTTCGACGGCGACAGCCACTGCGTTCACTGTGGCG
Encoded proteins:
- a CDS encoding LLM class F420-dependent oxidoreductase, with translation MKFVLSTSFSSVSHLTSLAPVADTHGWHAMSFSDHVVNPETINTPYPYTEDGSRRWAPFTDWPDPWVMIGALAAITENLRFTNNVFVLPMRNPYLVAKAISTAAIISNNRITPAFGVGWSRDEFELMGQDFTTRGKRADEMIEIMRLLWSGEMVSYEGQHYQFAPMEMNPAPTERIPLWIGGISNPAMKRAARLGDGWVTDLQSSEDIIESIAKIQQWRSEFGRGNEAFEVMATPNDAWDADGYRRLEDAGVTHIMTMPWPFYHGNSEALEHKVDSIKRFADDVISQFS
- a CDS encoding NAD-dependent deacylase — encoded protein: MSHSTCRRFDHIVILSGAGLSAESGVATFRDPEGIWQQYDPMDLATPEGFARNPSLVYEFYNARRKQLDDVAPNAAHRALARLCREYQGRVFLVTQNVDDLLEQAGCSEVCHMHGELRVALCTHCGERSIAATAFDGDSHCVHCGEVGGLRPDIVWFGETPYHMAAIERELSTADLFVAIGTSGTVYPAAGFVQEARWCGAHTLEINLESSERADVFDEHRLGPATEQVKQWVEEMLAGQ